One stretch of Sulfuricystis multivorans DNA includes these proteins:
- the ppx gene encoding exopolyphosphatase: protein MIHEHVAAVDLGSNSFRLQVGRVVGNQIYPLDSLKEPVRLAAGLTADKWLDAAAQRRGLAALARFGERLRGFAPDAVRAVATNTLRVARNAAAFLAQAEAVLGFPIEVIAGREEARLIYLGVAHALPNQRIRHLVVDIGGGSTEFIIGRNIKPLLLESLYMGCVGYSQRFFPDGRITKRNLKEAELAARRELQTIVHAYRETGWDLAVGSSGTAKAICDLLEFNGFAAGTITWEGLERLRHRLISAGHAAKTGLAGMRPDRVPVLPGGVAIMSAVFKELGLEEMVYSEGALRLGVLYDLLGRYHHEDMREATVKRFIQRYEVDRAQAARVATTALELYQQLRPQEDIETSPAAQFLAWAARLHEVGVSVAHTSYHKHSAYILANADMPGFSRRDQALLARLVLAHRGKLERAQPLPREAPEWSLIFCLRIAALLHRARDAAPLPELQVRFGSKGFELAIDREWLVESPLTAAALEEEVAQWASVGIGFKLRALRPHA from the coding sequence GTGATACATGAACACGTCGCCGCCGTCGACTTGGGCTCCAATAGTTTTCGCCTGCAGGTGGGGCGTGTGGTCGGCAACCAGATCTACCCGCTCGACAGCCTCAAAGAGCCAGTGCGTCTCGCCGCCGGCCTGACTGCAGACAAATGGCTCGATGCCGCCGCGCAACGCCGCGGGCTGGCGGCCCTGGCCCGTTTCGGCGAGCGCCTGCGCGGCTTCGCGCCCGATGCGGTGCGTGCCGTCGCTACCAACACGCTGCGCGTCGCCCGCAATGCTGCTGCTTTCCTCGCCCAGGCCGAGGCGGTGCTCGGTTTTCCCATCGAGGTGATCGCCGGTCGCGAGGAGGCACGCCTGATCTATCTCGGCGTCGCGCATGCCTTGCCCAATCAGCGCATCCGCCATCTGGTCGTCGACATCGGCGGCGGCTCCACCGAATTCATCATCGGCCGCAACATCAAACCGCTGCTGCTCGAGTCGCTCTACATGGGCTGCGTCGGCTACAGCCAGCGGTTCTTCCCCGACGGCCGCATCACCAAGCGCAACCTGAAGGAAGCCGAGCTGGCCGCGCGTCGCGAGTTGCAGACCATCGTGCATGCTTATCGCGAGACCGGCTGGGATCTCGCCGTCGGCTCGTCCGGAACGGCCAAGGCGATCTGCGACCTGCTCGAATTCAATGGCTTTGCCGCGGGCACCATCACGTGGGAGGGGCTCGAACGCCTGCGTCACCGTCTCATCAGTGCCGGTCACGCCGCCAAGACGGGGCTTGCCGGTATGCGCCCCGATCGTGTACCGGTGCTTCCCGGCGGCGTGGCGATCATGTCGGCGGTGTTCAAGGAGCTGGGGCTCGAGGAAATGGTCTATTCCGAAGGCGCGCTGCGTCTTGGCGTGCTCTACGACCTTTTGGGCCGCTATCACCACGAAGACATGCGCGAGGCGACCGTCAAACGCTTCATCCAGCGCTACGAGGTGGATCGGGCTCAGGCGGCGCGGGTCGCCACCACCGCTCTGGAGCTCTATCAGCAATTGCGGCCGCAGGAGGATATCGAGACTTCGCCGGCGGCACAGTTCCTCGCCTGGGCGGCCAGGCTCCATGAAGTGGGTGTCTCGGTGGCGCACACGAGCTATCACAAGCACAGCGCCTACATTCTCGCCAATGCCGACATGCCGGGTTTTTCCCGGCGCGACCAGGCGTTGCTGGCGCGCCTGGTGCTCGCCCACCGCGGCAAGCTCGAACGCGCGCAGCCGCTACCGCGGGAAGCGCCGGAATGGTCGTTGATCTTCTGTCTGCGCATCGCCGCGCTGTTGCATCGTGCCCGCGACGCTGCCCCCTTGCCCGAGCTCCAGGTGCGCTTCGGCAGTAAGGGCTTCGAACTGGCCATCGACCGGGAATGGCTCGTCGAGTCGCCCTTGACGGCAGCGGCGCTGGAGGAGGAAGTCGCGCAATGGGCGAGCGTCGGCATCGGCTTCAAGTTGCGCGCGTTACGCCCTCACGCCTGA
- a CDS encoding GDCCVxC domain-containing (seleno)protein: MPAAARQWCYECEGCHVLLKPKPGDCCVFRSDGDVPCPPVQLAGKGGCRS; the protein is encoded by the coding sequence ATGCCCGCCGCTGCCCGCCAGTGGTGCTACGAATGCGAGGGCTGTCACGTGCTGCTGAAACCCAAACCCGGCGACTGCTGCGTGTTCCGCTCTGATGGTGATGTGCCCTGTCCGCCGGTGCAGCTTGCCGGCAAGGGCGGCTGCCGTTCATGA
- a CDS encoding ABC-type transport auxiliary lipoprotein family protein: MRRWLLVLVLSLSGCVGQLRHEAPIVRHDFGDPAGRWPAGGIAIRQVKVEAAPWLDSPAQLYRLQYATPLRRESFAESRWVAPPGELLERWLDRVILPAQPGGAGGCRLVIMLDELEQRFTSPTASEVVLAVRANLLQGKRLVTNKAFEIARPASTPDSAGGVRATRAAVQALGEALAVWVEESRQLASACAGS; the protein is encoded by the coding sequence TTGAGAAGGTGGCTGCTCGTGCTGGTTCTTTCGCTCTCCGGCTGCGTCGGCCAGCTGCGACACGAGGCGCCAATCGTGCGTCATGATTTCGGCGATCCCGCCGGACGGTGGCCGGCGGGGGGCATTGCGATCCGGCAAGTGAAGGTCGAGGCGGCGCCGTGGCTCGATTCGCCGGCACAGCTCTACCGGCTGCAGTATGCAACGCCGCTGCGTCGCGAAAGTTTTGCCGAAAGCCGCTGGGTCGCGCCGCCGGGCGAATTGCTCGAGCGCTGGCTCGATCGGGTCATTCTGCCTGCGCAGCCGGGCGGCGCAGGTGGCTGCCGACTCGTGATCATGCTCGACGAGCTCGAACAGCGCTTTACCTCGCCCACGGCCAGTGAAGTGGTGCTGGCGGTGCGCGCGAATCTCTTGCAAGGCAAGCGCCTTGTCACCAACAAGGCGTTCGAAATCGCGCGCCCCGCGTCTACGCCAGACAGTGCCGGCGGCGTGCGGGCGACACGCGCTGCGGTTCAAGCGCTGGGTGAGGCGTTGGCTGTCTGGGTCGAGGAAAGTCGGCAGCTCGCCTCTGCCTGTGCGGGCAGTTGA
- a CDS encoding winged helix-turn-helix domain-containing protein encodes MSAAKTLRPLVRPRLYLGKELSLGPGKIDLLRKVGETGSISAAARALGMPYKRAWLLIDTLNRGFPTPVLDTAIGGRSGGGARLTALGETLVKAYDALETKLNAAAQDELAALQKLVALRRRR; translated from the coding sequence ATGAGCGCGGCAAAAACGCTGCGTCCGCTGGTGCGGCCGCGGCTGTATCTGGGCAAAGAGCTTTCGCTCGGCCCCGGCAAGATCGACCTGTTGCGCAAGGTCGGCGAGACGGGTTCGATCAGCGCGGCGGCGCGGGCGCTGGGCATGCCCTACAAACGCGCGTGGCTGCTGATCGACACGCTCAACCGCGGCTTTCCTACCCCGGTGCTCGATACCGCGATCGGCGGTAGAAGTGGCGGCGGTGCGCGGCTCACCGCTTTGGGCGAGACGCTGGTCAAGGCTTACGATGCGCTGGAGACGAAGCTCAACGCCGCGGCGCAGGACGAGCTCGCTGCGCTCCAAAAGCTGGTTGCTTTGCGACGCCGGCGCTGA
- a CDS encoding YhbY family RNA-binding protein translates to MIELSPTERRALRAAAHHLQPTVAIAGNGLTPNVVKEIDVSLKAHALIKVKLHGIERDDRAALLEEICVTLDCAPVQHIGNILVLWRPKPAEEAVQKPRRHKPTAPKTKKQAAAALEKQRR, encoded by the coding sequence ATGATCGAATTATCCCCCACGGAACGCCGCGCCTTGCGCGCCGCCGCGCATCACCTGCAACCGACGGTCGCCATCGCCGGCAATGGGCTCACACCCAATGTCGTCAAAGAGATCGATGTCTCGCTCAAGGCCCACGCGCTGATCAAGGTCAAGCTCCACGGCATCGAACGCGACGACCGCGCCGCCTTGCTCGAGGAAATCTGCGTGACACTCGACTGCGCACCGGTGCAGCACATCGGCAACATCCTCGTCCTCTGGCGTCCGAAGCCAGCCGAGGAAGCCGTTCAGAAACCACGCCGACACAAGCCGACTGCGCCGAAAACCAAGAAGCAGGCTGCCGCAGCGCTCGAAAAACAGCGCCGCTGA
- a CDS encoding MlaE family ABC transporter permease, with the protein METPGYVLRRGEDGKDEIVLEGAWRLAAIVAAGRAWFTRLRAMPMHKDLRWNCLGLEALDSAGAALLWQLWGRRLPASLLIAPEHREIFARLARLPVPAAKSRPSPFDGLVMLGLTSFALLWHLRDFVMLLGQLVLDLCHLLRHPGDWPLREISANIYKSGVRAMPVTALVGFLIGVVLSYLSALQLRQLGADMFIVNILGFGIIRELGPLLVAVLVAGRSGSAMTAQLGVMRVTEEIDALVAMGVARNLRLVFPKVVALAVTVPLLVLWTSGMALLGGMVAANLQLDIGYGFFFEALPKAVPVANLWIGLVKGIAFGVAIALVACHFGLRVLPNTESLAINTTASVVSAITLVILIDAVFAIVTRSIGMPL; encoded by the coding sequence ATGGAGACTCCCGGCTATGTGCTGCGCCGTGGTGAGGACGGAAAGGACGAGATCGTGCTCGAAGGCGCGTGGCGTCTTGCCGCCATCGTCGCTGCCGGTCGCGCTTGGTTCACACGGCTGCGTGCGATGCCGATGCACAAAGACCTGCGCTGGAACTGCCTTGGGCTAGAGGCGCTCGACTCGGCAGGGGCGGCGCTGCTCTGGCAGCTGTGGGGCCGACGTCTGCCCGCCTCGCTTTTGATCGCGCCGGAACACCGGGAGATCTTTGCGCGTCTTGCGCGCCTGCCGGTGCCAGCGGCAAAGTCGAGACCCAGCCCTTTCGATGGTCTGGTCATGCTCGGCCTGACGAGCTTTGCGCTGCTGTGGCATCTGCGCGACTTCGTCATGCTGCTCGGGCAACTGGTGCTCGATCTTTGCCATCTACTGCGCCATCCCGGCGATTGGCCGCTGCGCGAAATCTCCGCCAACATCTACAAAAGCGGCGTGCGGGCGATGCCGGTCACCGCGCTGGTCGGCTTCCTGATCGGCGTGGTGCTTTCCTATCTTTCGGCGCTGCAGCTCAGGCAGCTCGGCGCCGACATGTTCATCGTCAATATCCTTGGTTTCGGCATCATCCGCGAACTTGGGCCGCTCCTGGTCGCGGTACTGGTCGCTGGGCGTTCCGGTTCGGCGATGACCGCGCAACTCGGTGTGATGCGCGTCACCGAGGAGATCGACGCGCTCGTCGCGATGGGGGTTGCGCGCAATCTGCGGCTGGTGTTTCCGAAGGTGGTCGCGCTGGCCGTGACCGTGCCGCTTTTGGTGCTATGGACCTCAGGCATGGCGCTTCTCGGCGGCATGGTCGCGGCGAACTTGCAGCTGGACATCGGTTACGGCTTCTTCTTCGAGGCGCTGCCGAAGGCCGTGCCAGTGGCGAACCTGTGGATCGGGCTGGTGAAGGGCATCGCCTTCGGCGTGGCGATCGCGCTGGTGGCCTGCCACTTTGGCCTGCGCGTGCTACCCAACACCGAAAGCCTTGCCATCAACACGACCGCCTCGGTGGTCAGCGCGATCACGCTGGTGATCTTGATCGATGCGGTGTTTGCGATCGTGACCCGCAGCATTGGGATGCCCTTGTGA
- the ftsH gene encoding ATP-dependent zinc metalloprotease FtsH: protein MNNLFKNMAIWLVIGVVLMTVFNQFNTRQSPQNTLDYSAFLDEVKQGHIAKVVIQGRTLEATTVEGRKITTYAPADLWMVSDLLKNNVKIVAKPEEEQSFLMNIFVSWFPMLLLIGVWIFFMRQMQGGGRGGAFSFGKSRARILDENSNTVTFADVAGCEEAKEEVAELVDFLRDPSKFQKLGGRIPRGVLMVGSPGTGKTLLARAIAGEAKVPFFSISGSDFVEMFVGVGAARVRDMFEQAKKAAPCIIFIDEIDAVGRQRGAGLGGGNDEREQTLNQLLVEMDGFEANQGIIVIAATNRPDVLDPALLRPGRFDRQVVVPLPDIRGREQILKVHMRKVPLAPDVDATVLARGTPGFSGADLANLVNEAALFAARANKRLVDMEDFERAKDKIMMGAERRSMVMPEEERRNTAYHESGHAVVAKLLPKTDPVHKVTIIPRGRALGVTMQLPTEDRYSQDKERLLNTIAVLFGGRLAEEIFMHQMTTGASNDFQRATDLARRMVTQWGMSENLGPMVYGEEEAEIFLGRSVTTHKNVSEATMQKVDAEIRRIIDEQYALARRLLEENRDKVEAMAKALLEWETIDADQIDDIMAGRPPRPPKPSSTTSAKPSAGDSTTGPAPNAAAAA, encoded by the coding sequence TTGAACAATCTATTCAAAAACATGGCCATCTGGCTCGTCATCGGCGTCGTGTTGATGACGGTGTTCAACCAATTCAATACTCGCCAGTCCCCGCAGAACACGCTGGATTACTCGGCTTTCCTCGACGAGGTGAAGCAGGGGCATATCGCCAAGGTGGTGATCCAGGGGCGCACGCTCGAAGCGACCACCGTCGAGGGAAGGAAGATCACCACCTATGCGCCGGCCGACCTGTGGATGGTCTCCGACCTGCTCAAGAACAATGTCAAGATCGTCGCCAAGCCGGAGGAAGAGCAATCCTTCCTGATGAATATCTTCGTCTCCTGGTTCCCGATGCTGCTCTTGATCGGCGTGTGGATCTTCTTCATGCGCCAGATGCAAGGCGGCGGCCGCGGCGGGGCGTTCTCTTTCGGCAAGAGCCGCGCGCGCATCCTCGATGAGAACAGCAACACGGTGACTTTCGCCGATGTCGCCGGCTGCGAGGAGGCGAAGGAGGAGGTGGCGGAACTCGTCGATTTCCTGCGTGATCCGTCGAAGTTCCAGAAGCTCGGTGGCCGCATTCCGCGCGGCGTGCTGATGGTGGGCAGCCCCGGCACCGGCAAGACGCTTCTCGCCCGCGCCATCGCCGGCGAGGCGAAGGTGCCTTTCTTTTCGATCTCCGGCTCCGATTTCGTCGAGATGTTCGTCGGTGTCGGCGCCGCGCGCGTGCGCGACATGTTCGAGCAGGCGAAGAAGGCCGCGCCCTGCATCATCTTCATCGACGAGATCGACGCGGTCGGCCGCCAGCGCGGCGCGGGCCTGGGGGGCGGCAACGACGAGCGCGAACAGACCTTGAACCAGCTCCTGGTCGAGATGGACGGCTTCGAAGCGAATCAGGGCATCATCGTGATTGCCGCGACCAACCGTCCCGACGTGCTCGACCCGGCGCTGTTGCGCCCTGGCCGCTTCGACCGCCAGGTGGTCGTGCCGCTGCCGGATATCCGCGGTCGCGAGCAGATCCTCAAGGTGCATATGCGTAAGGTGCCGCTCGCGCCCGATGTCGATGCAACCGTGCTGGCGCGCGGCACACCGGGCTTTTCCGGCGCCGATCTCGCCAATTTGGTGAATGAGGCGGCGCTGTTCGCGGCGCGTGCCAACAAGCGGCTCGTCGACATGGAGGATTTCGAGCGCGCCAAGGACAAGATCATGATGGGCGCCGAGCGCCGCTCGATGGTGATGCCCGAGGAGGAGCGTCGCAACACCGCCTACCATGAATCGGGTCACGCGGTGGTCGCGAAGCTGCTGCCGAAGACCGATCCGGTGCACAAGGTGACGATCATCCCGCGCGGGCGCGCGCTGGGCGTGACGATGCAGCTGCCGACCGAGGATCGCTACAGCCAGGACAAGGAACGGCTGCTGAACACGATTGCCGTGCTGTTCGGCGGCCGGCTCGCCGAAGAGATCTTCATGCACCAGATGACCACCGGCGCCTCGAACGACTTCCAGCGCGCGACCGATCTGGCGCGCCGCATGGTGACGCAGTGGGGTATGTCCGAGAACCTCGGCCCGATGGTCTATGGTGAGGAAGAAGCGGAAATCTTCCTCGGTCGCTCGGTGACCACGCACAAGAACGTTTCCGAAGCGACGATGCAGAAGGTCGATGCCGAGATTCGCCGCATCATCGACGAGCAATATGCGCTCGCGCGGCGGCTGCTCGAAGAGAATCGCGACAAAGTCGAGGCGATGGCCAAGGCCTTGCTCGAATGGGAGACCATCGACGCCGATCAGATCGACGACATCATGGCGGGCCGACCGCCGCGTCCGCCCAAACCTTCTTCGACCACGTCTGCGAAGCCCAGCGCCGGCGATAGCACCACGGGGCCGGCGCCGAATGCTGCGGCAGCGGCGTGA
- a CDS encoding MlaD family protein has product MENRAHALLAGLFTLIFLVAAALAVWWLSDSSEKTHTYLLETRGSVSGLNLEAQVRYRGIRAGKVKEIYTDPEDPAKLLVKIVLGRQYRLTDKTLARLDYQGVTGIAYVMLEEGGAQGRPLEPNEASPPRLPLQPGLLDRLGQRAGDITGQLAELVTRLNQVFDERNLGNLQRTLDNLAVSSESLKALPEVMARLKTALSPENLAHLNALLAQLDKSSAQAAPLAVEARQLVATLHGLAQRLDALAATAGALGERLDTTTLPGAEKLIHEAAAATRRLDRLIEMLNDTPQALLFGPPAPQPGPGEQGFTAPAGKE; this is encoded by the coding sequence ATGGAGAACCGCGCCCACGCCCTGCTGGCAGGTCTGTTTACGCTGATCTTCCTGGTCGCGGCGGCGCTGGCCGTCTGGTGGCTGTCGGACAGCAGCGAGAAGACGCATACCTATTTGCTCGAAACGCGCGGCAGTGTCAGCGGCTTGAATCTCGAGGCGCAGGTGCGTTACCGCGGCATCCGCGCCGGCAAGGTCAAGGAGATCTACACCGATCCCGAGGATCCGGCCAAACTGCTGGTCAAGATCGTCCTCGGCCGCCAGTACCGGCTGACCGACAAGACGCTGGCCCGCCTCGATTACCAGGGGGTGACGGGCATCGCCTACGTGATGCTCGAAGAGGGTGGAGCGCAGGGCAGGCCGCTCGAACCGAACGAGGCTTCGCCGCCGCGCCTGCCGCTTCAGCCGGGGCTGCTCGATAGACTGGGACAACGCGCGGGAGACATCACCGGCCAGCTGGCGGAACTCGTCACGCGCCTCAACCAGGTGTTCGACGAACGCAATCTGGGCAATCTGCAACGCACGCTCGACAATCTGGCAGTGTCTTCCGAAAGCCTGAAGGCCCTGCCGGAGGTCATGGCGCGACTCAAGACCGCGCTGTCGCCGGAAAATCTCGCGCACTTGAATGCGCTGCTGGCGCAGCTCGACAAGAGCTCAGCGCAGGCTGCGCCGCTCGCCGTCGAAGCGCGGCAACTGGTGGCGACATTGCACGGCCTGGCGCAGCGCCTCGACGCCTTGGCGGCGACGGCCGGGGCGCTCGGCGAGCGTCTGGACACTACGACCCTGCCAGGCGCGGAAAAACTGATCCATGAGGCCGCCGCCGCGACACGCCGCCTCGATCGGCTGATCGAGATGCTCAACGACACGCCGCAGGCGCTGCTGTTCGGCCCTCCGGCGCCACAACCGGGGCCAGGAGAGCAGGGTTTTACAGCGCCTGCCGGAAAGGAGTGA
- a CDS encoding ABC transporter ATP-binding protein, with the protein MTQPSDSPVIAIHDLSTRLGGRWIHRHLDLEIRHGERVALVGDSGSGKTTLLRQVIGLLTPTTGAVRLFGEPLFGGGVMRERKLRQRFGVLFQQGALFSALDVFANIAFPLRELKTLDEAVIRDLVMLKLEMVELPADVAQLMPAQLSGGMIKRVALARALALEPELLLLDEPTAGLDPELSEGFERLIQTLCDRLDLTVVFVTHDLDTIAALATRVAVLAEQKIIAYGPIDEIMRLDHPFVHNFFHSARGRHAFAEFR; encoded by the coding sequence GTGACCCAGCCCTCCGATTCGCCGGTGATTGCCATTCACGATCTGTCGACCCGGCTGGGCGGACGCTGGATCCATCGCCATCTGGATCTGGAAATCCGGCATGGCGAGCGGGTGGCGCTGGTGGGGGATTCGGGCAGCGGCAAGACGACGCTATTGCGGCAGGTGATCGGCCTTTTGACACCGACGACCGGCGCAGTGCGACTGTTCGGCGAACCGCTGTTCGGCGGCGGCGTGATGCGCGAGCGCAAGCTACGGCAGCGCTTCGGTGTGCTGTTCCAGCAAGGCGCGCTGTTTTCCGCGCTCGACGTCTTCGCCAACATCGCCTTTCCGTTGCGTGAGCTCAAGACGCTCGACGAAGCAGTGATCCGCGATTTGGTGATGCTCAAGCTGGAAATGGTCGAGCTGCCCGCGGATGTCGCGCAGCTGATGCCGGCCCAGCTCTCCGGCGGGATGATCAAGCGCGTCGCGCTGGCGCGCGCGCTGGCGCTCGAACCGGAACTGCTGTTGCTCGACGAGCCGACCGCCGGACTCGATCCGGAGCTGTCCGAAGGTTTCGAACGGCTGATCCAGACGCTTTGCGATCGGCTCGATCTGACCGTCGTCTTCGTCACCCACGATCTCGACACCATCGCCGCGCTCGCGACCCGCGTAGCCGTGTTGGCAGAGCAGAAAATCATCGCCTATGGGCCGATCGACGAAATCATGCGCCTCGACCATCCCTTTGTGCATAATTTCTTCCATTCCGCCCGCGGGCGACATGCTTTTGCCGAATTTCGCTGA
- a CDS encoding RlmE family RNA methyltransferase gives MSWTTKQKKKSKAWMQQHVNDPYVQQAQKEGWRSRAVFKLKEIDEKDGLLKPGMTVVDLGATPGSWCQYAVKRIQPGGRLIALDLLDFEPIPGVEFIQGDFRDAAVLARLESALAGRQVDLVLSDMAPNMTGIAATDSAQVMVLAELTLDFAKQHLKPGGDLLVKVFQGAGFMELRRQMQAIFETLATRKPAASRDRSAELYLLARKKRLT, from the coding sequence ATGAGCTGGACGACGAAGCAGAAAAAAAAGAGCAAGGCGTGGATGCAGCAGCACGTGAATGACCCCTATGTGCAGCAGGCGCAAAAGGAGGGTTGGCGCTCGCGCGCGGTGTTCAAGCTGAAAGAGATCGACGAGAAGGACGGGCTGCTCAAGCCCGGCATGACGGTCGTCGATCTTGGCGCCACGCCCGGCAGTTGGTGCCAGTATGCCGTCAAACGCATCCAGCCCGGTGGCCGGCTGATCGCGCTCGATCTGCTCGATTTCGAGCCGATACCGGGAGTCGAATTCATCCAGGGCGATTTCCGCGACGCGGCGGTGCTGGCGCGGCTGGAATCGGCGCTGGCTGGGCGGCAGGTCGATCTTGTATTGTCGGACATGGCGCCCAATATGACGGGTATCGCGGCAACGGACAGCGCCCAGGTGATGGTTTTGGCCGAGCTGACGCTCGATTTCGCAAAGCAGCATCTGAAACCCGGTGGCGATCTGCTGGTCAAAGTGTTCCAAGGCGCCGGCTTCATGGAGCTGCGGCGACAGATGCAGGCGATCTTCGAGACGCTGGCGACGCGCAAACCGGCCGCATCGCGGGATCGCAGCGCGGAGCTGTACTTGCTGGCGAGAAAGAAGCGGTTGACATAG
- the ppk1 gene encoding polyphosphate kinase 1, translating to MTTHSAATPAFPADHFLNRELSLLAFNRRVLAQAADTRVPLLERLRFLCIVSSNLDEFFEIRVAGIKEQIKLKSNIVGADGRTPQEVFRLVTREAHRLIEEQYALLNQVILPALRKEGICFFRRSEWTEAQEAWIHDYFRREVMPVLTPIGLDPAHPFPRVLNKSLNFAVELEGTDAFGRAGGAAIVQAPRALPRVIQLPRELTGIDYGFIFLSSVMHRYVGELFAGMNVLGCYQFRVTRNSDLFVDEEEVKNLRTALQGELPQRHFGDAVRLEVPDNCSPMMVDFLLQQFGLGRDDLYQVHGIVNLVRLISVPDRVDRPDLKFKPFQPGLPKPLSGHQDMFAAIRKGDILLHHPYQSFTPVIDFLQQAADDPQVVAIKMTVYRTGTDSVLMEHLLRAAQKGKEVTVVVELMARFDEEANLSIAARLEEVGAHVVYGVFGYKTHAKMMLVLRREDQGYRRYVHLGTGNYHPRTTRFYTDFGLLSCHDEITADVNEIFKQLTGLGKAVELKHLWQAPFTLHDNMLAAIREETKIAKAGGKAQIIAKMNALLEPQVIEALYAASQAGVKIDLIVRGVCCLRPGVPGLSENIRVRSVIGRFLEHHRIFYFHADGAERLYLGSADWMERNFFRRIEVCFPVLDPKLKRRVIREGLRAYLADNCQAWDMDSDGDYRVRPSRRVRTCAQELLLGELAER from the coding sequence ATGACCACGCATTCTGCTGCAACGCCGGCCTTCCCGGCGGACCACTTCCTCAACCGCGAGCTGTCCCTGCTCGCCTTCAATCGTCGCGTGTTGGCCCAGGCGGCCGACACGCGCGTCCCCCTGCTCGAACGCCTGCGTTTCCTGTGCATCGTCTCGTCCAATCTCGATGAATTTTTCGAGATCCGCGTCGCCGGCATCAAGGAACAGATCAAACTGAAGAGCAACATCGTCGGCGCCGATGGGCGCACGCCACAGGAGGTGTTTCGGCTCGTCACGCGCGAAGCGCATCGGCTCATCGAGGAGCAATACGCGCTACTCAACCAGGTGATCCTGCCAGCGTTGCGAAAAGAAGGCATCTGCTTCTTTCGGCGTTCGGAATGGACCGAAGCGCAGGAAGCCTGGATCCACGACTACTTCCGCCGCGAAGTGATGCCGGTACTCACCCCGATCGGGCTGGATCCGGCGCACCCCTTCCCGCGCGTGCTCAACAAGAGCCTCAACTTCGCGGTCGAGCTCGAAGGCACGGACGCCTTCGGGCGCGCCGGCGGCGCCGCGATCGTCCAGGCACCCAGGGCGCTGCCGCGCGTGATCCAACTGCCGCGCGAGCTCACCGGCATCGATTACGGCTTCATCTTCCTTTCCTCGGTGATGCACCGCTATGTCGGTGAACTGTTCGCCGGCATGAACGTGCTCGGCTGTTACCAGTTCCGCGTCACCCGCAATTCCGACCTGTTCGTCGATGAGGAAGAGGTCAAGAACCTGCGCACCGCACTGCAGGGTGAGCTGCCGCAGCGCCATTTCGGTGATGCGGTGCGGCTCGAAGTGCCGGACAACTGCTCCCCCATGATGGTCGACTTCCTGCTCCAGCAATTCGGCCTCGGACGCGACGATCTCTACCAGGTGCACGGCATCGTCAATCTGGTGCGGCTGATCTCGGTGCCGGATCGCGTCGACCGTCCCGACCTCAAGTTCAAACCCTTCCAACCCGGTCTGCCGAAACCGCTTTCCGGCCACCAGGACATGTTCGCCGCGATCCGCAAGGGTGACATCCTGCTACATCACCCTTATCAGTCATTCACGCCGGTGATCGACTTTTTGCAGCAGGCGGCGGACGACCCACAGGTGGTGGCGATCAAGATGACCGTCTATCGCACCGGCACCGATTCGGTGCTGATGGAGCACCTGCTGCGCGCCGCCCAGAAGGGCAAGGAAGTCACCGTCGTCGTCGAGCTGATGGCACGATTCGACGAGGAGGCGAATCTATCGATCGCCGCGCGGCTCGAAGAAGTCGGCGCCCATGTCGTCTATGGCGTGTTCGGCTACAAGACGCATGCCAAGATGATGTTGGTGCTGCGGCGCGAAGACCAGGGTTACCGCCGCTACGTGCATCTGGGCACCGGCAACTACCATCCGCGCACGACTCGCTTCTATACCGACTTCGGCCTGCTGAGCTGTCACGACGAAATCACCGCCGACGTCAACGAAATTTTCAAGCAGCTCACCGGACTGGGCAAGGCGGTCGAGCTCAAGCACCTCTGGCAGGCGCCTTTCACGCTGCACGACAACATGCTGGCTGCGATCCGGGAAGAGACGAAGATCGCCAAGGCGGGAGGCAAGGCGCAAATCATCGCCAAGATGAACGCCCTGCTCGAACCGCAGGTCATCGAGGCGCTCTATGCCGCGAGCCAGGCCGGCGTGAAGATCGATCTGATCGTGCGCGGCGTCTGTTGCCTGCGGCCGGGCGTGCCGGGACTTTCGGAGAACATCCGCGTGCGCTCGGTGATCGGCCGCTTCCTCGAACACCACCGCATCTTCTATTTCCATGCCGACGGCGCCGAGCGGCTCTATCTGGGCAGTGCCGACTGGATGGAGCGCAACTTCTTTCGGCGCATCGAAGTCTGCTTCCCGGTGCTCGATCCGAAACTCAAGCGGCGCGTAATCCGTGAAGGCTTGCGCGCCTATCTGGCCGACAACTGCCAGGCCTGGGACATGGACAGTGACGGCGACTACCGCGTCCGTCCTTCGCGGCGCGTGCGCACCTGCGCTCAGGAGCTGTTGCTCGGCGAGCTGGCCGAAAGATGA